The following coding sequences are from one Devosia neptuniae window:
- a CDS encoding NmrA family NAD(P)-binding protein, which translates to MSAPILVTGATGRLGQLVTARLLEQNQRVRVFTRRPEAARALFGARVEIAPGDFADRDSLHKALAGTRKLFLLSPISESLVEEQIAAAGAAAIEGGSRIVKISGSDWTIDPPGVSISGDAHAAVEWHLRGLSIEHVCIRPNAWMQVALLNTIRQAMTGQVLNARHGTARVAYIDARDIADVAVHQLLAPRVADKPLIITGNEAVSIRDIAGILARVLHRPIGVAETSGSVAPLLGDGFEHRAVAQFGTLIAAGRAATVTRVVPELLGHAPRTVKAFITEHFAADAALAG; encoded by the coding sequence ATGAGCGCCCCGATCCTGGTGACCGGGGCCACCGGGCGGCTGGGCCAATTGGTAACCGCAAGGTTGCTCGAACAGAACCAGCGCGTCCGGGTCTTCACCCGGAGGCCCGAAGCGGCGCGGGCCTTGTTCGGCGCCAGGGTCGAGATTGCTCCAGGCGATTTCGCCGATCGGGATTCGTTGCATAAAGCGCTGGCCGGCACCCGCAAGCTTTTCCTGCTGTCCCCGATCAGCGAAAGCCTAGTCGAGGAACAGATCGCCGCGGCCGGCGCCGCCGCTATCGAGGGCGGCTCACGCATCGTCAAAATTTCGGGGTCCGACTGGACCATCGATCCGCCGGGCGTCTCGATTTCGGGCGACGCCCATGCGGCGGTCGAATGGCATCTACGCGGCCTCAGTATCGAACATGTCTGCATCCGTCCCAATGCCTGGATGCAGGTCGCACTCCTCAACACGATCAGGCAGGCCATGACTGGCCAAGTGCTCAATGCGCGACATGGCACAGCCCGCGTCGCCTATATCGACGCCCGCGACATTGCCGATGTGGCCGTGCATCAATTGCTGGCGCCACGAGTCGCGGACAAGCCGCTGATCATCACCGGCAACGAAGCCGTTTCGATCCGCGATATCGCCGGGATCCTGGCGCGTGTGCTGCACCGGCCGATCGGAGTTGCCGAGACTTCGGGAAGCGTCGCGCCGCTGCTGGGTGATGGGTTCGAGCATCGCGCCGTTGCCCAGTTCGGTACGTTGATCGCCGCCGGCCGGGCGGCCACGGTCACCCGCGTAGTGCCCGAACTGCTCGGCCATGCGCCACGCACGGTCAAAGCCTTCATCACCGAACATTTCGCCGCCGACGCGGCGCTTGCAGGCTAG
- a CDS encoding rhodanese-like domain-containing protein has product MTHRTISKQTLIDWLGDGAELAVLDIRPAADVGYASPLFATNLPADRLDAEIDRFIPRRVVRTVLVDDGKGTAQAAVARLAAAGWSNIQALEGGIPAWIEGGLDNLPTFDIPGVPFVTKVRDEKGTPVVTATELQALRDKGEDVIVLDSRTLPEYTREHVPGAVSVPGAELVLRFKDLVPSASTKVLVSCAGLPRAILGAQTLIDAGVPNFVAYLDDGTKGWTNAGLKLETGKTAAYGEASDTARQFAAEHIETLSKDDSLLYIDQANADAWVNDKNRTTYFLDVRTPEEFAAGHLPRSISSEGGQLLGVAYRTIAVRGARVILVDDLLGVRAKTVAHWLKRRGYEIAILLHDFEQAKLSAVA; this is encoded by the coding sequence ATGACCCATCGCACGATCAGCAAGCAGACCCTTATCGATTGGCTCGGCGATGGCGCCGAATTGGCAGTCCTCGACATTCGCCCCGCCGCGGATGTCGGCTACGCCTCCCCGCTTTTCGCCACCAATCTACCGGCCGACCGGCTCGACGCCGAAATCGACCGCTTCATCCCGCGCCGCGTCGTGCGCACGGTACTGGTCGATGACGGCAAGGGCACGGCCCAAGCCGCCGTCGCCCGCCTCGCCGCTGCCGGATGGAGCAATATCCAGGCCCTTGAAGGCGGCATTCCCGCCTGGATCGAAGGTGGCCTCGACAATCTGCCAACTTTCGACATTCCCGGCGTCCCCTTCGTCACCAAGGTCCGCGACGAAAAGGGCACCCCGGTCGTCACCGCCACCGAACTCCAGGCCCTGCGCGACAAGGGCGAAGACGTAATCGTGCTCGATAGCCGCACGCTGCCCGAATACACCAGGGAGCACGTCCCCGGCGCCGTCAGCGTCCCCGGCGCCGAACTGGTCCTGCGCTTCAAGGATCTGGTCCCCTCGGCCAGCACCAAAGTTCTGGTCTCCTGCGCCGGCCTGCCCCGCGCCATCCTCGGCGCCCAGACGCTGATCGATGCCGGGGTGCCCAATTTCGTCGCCTATCTCGATGACGGCACCAAGGGCTGGACCAATGCGGGCCTCAAGCTCGAAACCGGCAAAACCGCCGCCTATGGCGAGGCCAGCGACACGGCCAGGCAATTCGCCGCCGAGCATATCGAAACCCTCTCCAAAGACGATAGCCTGCTCTATATCGATCAGGCCAATGCCGACGCCTGGGTGAACGACAAGAACCGCACCACCTACTTCCTCGATGTCCGCACCCCCGAAGAGTTCGCCGCCGGCCATCTGCCGCGCTCGATTTCCTCCGAAGGCGGCCAATTGCTCGGCGTCGCCTATCGCACCATCGCCGTGCGCGGCGCCCGCGTCATCCTGGTCGATGACCTGCTCGGCGTCCGGGCCAAGACCGTCGCCCATTGGCTCAAACGCCGCGGCTACGAAATCGCCATCCTGCTGCACGATTTCGAACAAGCCAAACTCAGCGCCGTCGCCTGA
- a CDS encoding NAD(P)-dependent oxidoreductase, which translates to MSIVVFGASGNIGSNIRKEALSRGHRVTAVTRSAKLAPEPNLTALSADIANADDVAKIAAGHDAVISAYSPGLRNYSAEDAAELIRKAHDGLFAGVKQAGVKRLIIVGGVGSLEASPGVDVVDSDFYPAGHKAHTLRNREILRSLKRGEHDLDWTYVSPPLTIKPGERTGRFRLGGDQLLRDDDGESRISEADFAIAVLNALEQNTFIRQRFTAAY; encoded by the coding sequence ATGTCCATCGTCGTCTTCGGCGCGTCCGGCAATATCGGCAGCAATATCCGCAAGGAGGCGTTGTCGCGCGGCCATCGCGTCACGGCGGTTACCCGCTCGGCCAAGCTGGCGCCAGAGCCTAACCTGACGGCGCTTTCGGCCGATATCGCCAATGCCGACGATGTCGCAAAGATCGCCGCAGGCCACGACGCGGTGATCAGTGCCTATAGCCCGGGCCTGCGCAACTACTCTGCGGAAGACGCGGCCGAGTTGATCCGCAAGGCCCATGACGGCCTGTTCGCTGGCGTCAAGCAGGCGGGGGTCAAGCGGCTGATCATCGTGGGTGGCGTGGGGAGCCTCGAGGCCAGTCCGGGCGTCGATGTGGTCGATAGCGATTTCTACCCGGCCGGCCACAAGGCGCATACTTTGCGCAACCGCGAGATCCTGCGCAGTCTCAAGCGGGGCGAGCATGACCTGGACTGGACCTATGTGTCGCCGCCGCTCACCATCAAACCTGGCGAGCGCACCGGGCGCTTTCGGCTCGGCGGCGATCAATTGCTGCGCGACGACGATGGCGAAAGCCGGATTTCGGAAGCCGATTTCGCCATCGCCGTGCTCAATGCGCTGGAGCAGAACACCTTCATCCGTCAGCGTTTTACGGCGGCGTATTAA
- a CDS encoding acyl-CoA dehydrogenase family protein → MTTDFAPYLEKAEQLGKRFALTARHYDETGDFPFANFDALYEAGLLGLVTATEHGGLGGGLSEALAVVSSVARGEPSTALVLAMHYSQHYSMRASGKWPDHLIERVTKANRDGVALLNAAQVEPRVGSPSHGSPPETIARKVGNQWRITGHKTYATGIPLLKWVAVLAITDEPEPRLGSFLVPTDADGIRVEKTWNATGMRATNSDDLILDDVAIPLEDVIDIAPASEGLRRDERQGAWYFSLVPAIYDGAARGARDWLIEFTTTRAPASLGAPLSTLPRIQDGLGQIEVWLTTNRRLLRSIAEDYDNGRPFGPDAAAVKHVVIENAIAVTTLALDLGGNPGISRDNPLERHHRDALSGKAHAPQNNMIRIILAKAALGRHAAASATPLEPVPVRTHLPPRLAVVGSA, encoded by the coding sequence ATGACCACGGATTTCGCGCCCTACCTGGAAAAGGCGGAGCAATTGGGCAAACGGTTTGCCCTGACCGCCCGGCATTATGACGAAACTGGCGATTTTCCTTTCGCCAATTTCGACGCACTCTATGAGGCGGGCCTTCTGGGTCTGGTGACAGCCACCGAGCATGGCGGGCTGGGCGGCGGGTTGAGCGAGGCGCTGGCGGTGGTTTCGTCGGTAGCGCGAGGCGAACCCTCCACCGCCCTGGTGCTGGCCATGCATTACAGCCAGCACTATTCCATGCGCGCCTCCGGCAAGTGGCCGGACCACTTGATCGAGCGGGTCACCAAGGCCAATCGCGACGGGGTGGCGCTGCTCAATGCCGCTCAGGTCGAGCCTCGCGTCGGCTCGCCCTCGCATGGTTCGCCACCCGAAACCATTGCCCGCAAGGTGGGCAATCAGTGGCGCATCACAGGCCACAAGACCTATGCCACCGGCATTCCGCTGCTGAAATGGGTTGCCGTGCTCGCCATCACCGACGAGCCCGAGCCACGTCTTGGCTCGTTCCTCGTGCCGACCGATGCCGATGGCATTCGCGTCGAGAAGACCTGGAATGCCACCGGCATGCGCGCCACCAATAGCGATGACCTCATCCTCGACGATGTTGCTATCCCACTTGAAGACGTTATTGACATCGCGCCGGCCAGCGAAGGGCTCAGGCGCGATGAACGTCAGGGTGCCTGGTATTTTTCGCTGGTACCGGCGATTTATGATGGCGCGGCGCGCGGTGCCCGCGACTGGCTGATCGAATTCACCACGACCCGCGCCCCGGCAAGCCTGGGCGCGCCGCTATCCACCCTGCCCCGCATCCAGGATGGGTTGGGTCAGATCGAAGTCTGGCTCACCACCAACCGGCGCCTGCTGCGATCGATCGCCGAGGATTATGACAACGGGCGTCCATTCGGCCCCGACGCCGCGGCGGTCAAGCATGTGGTGATCGAGAATGCCATCGCGGTGACGACGCTGGCGCTCGATCTGGGCGGCAATCCCGGCATCAGCCGCGACAATCCGCTGGAGCGCCACCATCGCGATGCCCTTTCGGGCAAGGCGCATGCGCCGCAGAACAACATGATCCGCATCATTCTGGCCAAGGCGGCATTGGGCCGGCACGCCGCGGCAAGCGCCACGCCGCTTGAGCCCGTTCCGGTGCGCACGCACCTGCCACCCCGCCTCGCCGTCGTCGGCAGCGCGTGA
- a CDS encoding NtaA/DmoA family FMN-dependent monooxygenase (This protein belongs to a clade of FMN-dependent monooxygenases, within a broader family of flavin-dependent oxidoreductases, the luciferase-like monooxygenase (LMM) family, some of whose members use coenzyme F420 rather than FMN.) — MTTTTRRLNLNVGINTTGYLGNAWKYRTGTKHDINDPDYYRRLTELAHKGVFDAVFFSDHPALATDPNGRPFHTIDPLILSTALAAQVPDIGFVVTMSSSYNSPFNLARRTQSTDIISGGRLIINIVSSFNPAVAANFGSEPLPPRAARYARASEFLDVAKKLWASWDPAREGEVPPERFWDASSAHAIDHEGEYFTIKGPLNVPRGPQGHPVIAQAGASEGGIDLAARHGEIIYCNILSRPAGQAFGKKVKDRAIALGRDPAGIRIVPGLVVILGETREQALRKHELFSGAGSEDGLLARFAKENGIDPADFDPDAVLVGANFIPDQNRLMAVGMGLGLSELLTHEKLTARQAVRRSEGHHRLLLGTPEEVADAIIDFWADGTVDGYTLQPPRAPDDIAEFVEKVIPILQDRGVYPRSYEGKTIRDRYGLPYPA; from the coding sequence ATGACCACGACGACACGCCGGCTCAATCTCAATGTCGGCATCAACACTACCGGCTATCTCGGCAATGCCTGGAAATATCGGACCGGTACCAAGCACGACATCAACGACCCGGATTATTACCGGCGGCTCACCGAACTCGCCCATAAGGGTGTGTTCGATGCGGTGTTCTTTTCCGATCACCCGGCGCTCGCCACCGATCCGAACGGGCGGCCCTTCCACACTATCGACCCGCTGATCCTGAGCACGGCGCTGGCGGCGCAAGTACCCGATATCGGCTTCGTCGTGACCATGTCGTCGAGCTACAATTCGCCCTTCAATCTGGCGCGGCGGACGCAGTCGACCGACATTATTTCCGGCGGCCGCCTGATCATCAATATCGTCTCCTCGTTCAATCCGGCCGTCGCCGCCAATTTCGGCAGCGAACCGCTGCCGCCGCGCGCCGCGCGCTACGCCAGAGCTTCGGAATTCCTCGACGTGGCCAAAAAACTCTGGGCCAGTTGGGATCCGGCGCGGGAGGGCGAGGTGCCGCCCGAACGGTTCTGGGATGCGTCGAGCGCCCATGCCATCGATCATGAGGGCGAGTATTTCACCATCAAGGGCCCGCTCAATGTGCCGCGCGGTCCGCAGGGCCATCCGGTAATCGCCCAGGCCGGCGCCTCCGAAGGCGGCATCGACCTGGCGGCCCGGCACGGCGAGATCATCTATTGCAACATCCTGTCGCGTCCGGCTGGGCAAGCCTTTGGCAAGAAGGTGAAGGATCGCGCGATCGCTTTGGGTCGCGACCCCGCCGGTATCCGCATCGTGCCCGGACTGGTCGTTATCCTGGGCGAGACGCGTGAGCAGGCCTTACGCAAGCACGAATTGTTTAGCGGCGCCGGCTCCGAGGACGGGCTGCTGGCCCGCTTTGCCAAGGAGAACGGCATTGATCCGGCCGATTTCGATCCCGATGCGGTGCTTGTTGGGGCTAATTTCATCCCCGACCAGAACCGCCTGATGGCAGTCGGCATGGGTCTGGGTCTGTCGGAATTGCTGACCCACGAAAAGCTCACCGCCCGCCAGGCCGTGCGGCGCTCGGAGGGACACCATCGCCTGCTGCTGGGCACGCCCGAGGAAGTGGCCGACGCGATCATCGATTTCTGGGCCGACGGCACGGTGGACGGCTACACCCTGCAGCCGCCCCGTGCGCCGGACGATATTGCCGAATTCGTGGAAAAGGTCATACCGATCCTGCAGGACCGCGGCGTTTATCCGCGCAGCTATGAGGGCAAGACCATCCGCGACCGCTACGGCCTGCCCTACCCGGCCTAA
- a CDS encoding alpha/beta hydrolase yields MEKDPFRIRGHQPDFDMVVADIVSRSAATRERLRMSEAGYGDGASETLDIFVPPGASGPLPVHMFIHGGYWRMFSKRDYSLVAETVTEAGAIAVIVDYGLMPGVRMATIVDQVSRAKQWVLDNIGAFGGDPSRFTVSGHSAGAQLACMLFRAGAPSGIQAALLLGGLYDLAPLQKSFLQAEIALTDEEVRRFTPLRQTYDTGTSVSVLVGSRETPPFHDQAGAFTRRLGRQGLDVSYRLIAGRHHMDSVRDLGDSNSLAGIELTKIVASKS; encoded by the coding sequence ATGGAGAAAGATCCCTTCCGAATACGTGGACACCAGCCAGATTTCGACATGGTCGTTGCCGACATCGTGTCGCGCAGTGCTGCCACGCGCGAGCGCTTGCGGATGAGCGAAGCGGGGTATGGCGACGGCGCCTCCGAAACACTGGATATCTTCGTGCCGCCCGGAGCGAGCGGTCCTCTGCCGGTCCACATGTTCATTCATGGCGGCTATTGGCGCATGTTTTCCAAGCGGGACTATTCGCTCGTAGCCGAGACGGTGACCGAGGCGGGCGCTATCGCGGTCATCGTGGACTATGGGCTGATGCCGGGCGTGCGGATGGCCACGATCGTCGATCAGGTTAGCCGGGCCAAACAATGGGTCCTGGACAATATCGGCGCCTTCGGCGGCGATCCGTCCCGCTTTACGGTCAGCGGCCATTCGGCCGGGGCCCAGCTTGCTTGCATGCTGTTCCGCGCCGGCGCCCCATCGGGCATCCAGGCTGCGCTGCTGTTGGGCGGGCTCTACGACCTGGCGCCGTTGCAGAAGTCATTCCTGCAAGCCGAGATCGCCCTCACCGACGAGGAAGTGCGCCGCTTCACGCCGCTGCGCCAGACCTATGATACCGGGACGAGCGTTTCAGTATTGGTCGGCTCACGCGAAACACCGCCCTTTCACGATCAGGCCGGCGCGTTCACCAGGCGCCTCGGGCGCCAAGGGCTCGACGTCTCGTACCGCCTGATCGCGGGTCGTCATCACATGGACAGTGTTCGCGATTTGGGCGATTCAAATTCGCTGGCCGGTATCGAGTTGACCAAAATAGTTGCCAGCAAATCCTGA
- a CDS encoding acyl-CoA dehydrogenase family protein, whose amino-acid sequence MTNISQAWGAGPSDRFETLAAPFRPIFARIRERAVTRDVERILPREEIGWLRDAGFSTLRLPVEHDGLGFTLPELFGLLIELSEADPNITNAFRSHLGFTEDVLNAPASPWRDAWLKHLGNREIVGSGFSELGEGKIGTWSTRLVRHGDGWLLNGEKYYTTGSLYADWITLGAADGEGNPIGALVPTGAEGVEILDDWDGFGQALSASGTARFKDVAISDDLLKPTALRFPYSGGFFQLVHLASLAGIGRAAAGDLSRHVAERKRVYGRGNAARTAQDPQVLQVVGKVRGAAYAAGAITLKAADALQRSYQAHQSGDADAKAEADRNADLEVSQSVTVVTSLILDASTILFDALGASAAKRSHGLDRHWRNARTIASHNPRIYHDRVVGDFAVNGTTPAPHGGIGVADTTQQAKAIA is encoded by the coding sequence ATGACCAATATCAGCCAAGCCTGGGGCGCCGGCCCATCCGACCGCTTCGAAACCCTCGCCGCGCCATTCCGCCCCATCTTCGCGCGTATTCGCGAGCGGGCGGTGACCCGCGATGTCGAACGCATCCTGCCGCGCGAGGAGATCGGCTGGCTGCGCGATGCCGGATTTTCAACGCTCCGCCTGCCCGTGGAGCATGACGGCCTGGGTTTCACGCTACCGGAACTGTTTGGCCTGCTGATCGAGCTTTCCGAAGCCGACCCCAACATCACCAATGCCTTTCGCAGCCATCTCGGCTTCACCGAGGACGTGCTGAACGCGCCCGCCAGCCCGTGGCGCGATGCCTGGCTCAAGCATCTGGGCAACCGCGAAATTGTCGGCAGCGGCTTTTCCGAGCTTGGCGAAGGCAAGATCGGCACTTGGTCGACGCGGCTGGTGCGCCACGGCGACGGCTGGCTGCTCAATGGCGAGAAATATTACACAACCGGCTCGCTTTATGCCGACTGGATCACGCTGGGCGCGGCCGATGGTGAGGGCAATCCTATCGGCGCGCTGGTGCCGACCGGCGCGGAGGGCGTCGAAATTCTCGATGACTGGGATGGGTTCGGGCAGGCGCTCAGCGCCAGCGGCACGGCGCGGTTCAAGGACGTGGCCATCAGCGATGACCTGTTGAAACCCACCGCCCTGCGCTTTCCCTATTCCGGCGGCTTCTTCCAACTCGTGCATCTGGCGAGCCTGGCCGGAATTGGCCGGGCAGCGGCGGGCGACCTGTCGCGTCACGTGGCCGAGCGCAAGCGCGTCTATGGCCGGGGTAATGCTGCACGGACAGCCCAGGACCCGCAGGTGCTACAAGTGGTCGGCAAGGTGCGCGGTGCGGCCTATGCCGCTGGCGCCATTACCCTTAAGGCGGCCGACGCGTTGCAGCGCTCCTATCAAGCCCACCAATCCGGCGACGCCGATGCGAAAGCCGAGGCCGACCGCAATGCCGATCTCGAGGTCAGCCAGTCGGTGACGGTGGTCACCAGCCTCATTCTCGACGCCAGTACCATCCTTTTCGACGCATTGGGCGCCTCGGCCGCCAAGCGCAGCCATGGGCTGGACCGCCACTGGCGCAATGCACGCACCATCGCCTCGCACAATCCCCGCATCTACCACGATCGCGTTGTCGGCGACTTCGCCGTCAATGGCACCACGCCCGCCCCGCATGGCGGCATCGGCGTGGCCGATACCACGCAGCAAGCGAAAGCAATCGCATGA
- a CDS encoding ABC transporter substrate-binding protein, with protein MSSLWTPRRRHFLGLSAAALGAGLLARPTLAQSPQHGGTLVLLSGSEPPTLTGIVHTGVTDFTGKHSEGLLTYDFDLNPLPLLATSWDVAPDGLTYTFGLRPNVKWHDGQPFTAADVAFSLAAIKEGHPRGRVTFAAVSDIQTPDDLTVILKLAKPAPYLLTALGSSETPIVPRHLYEGTKVDENPHNNAPVGTGPFIFKEWVRGSHVEFVRNENYWDAPRPYLDRLIIRFITDPAARAIALETGEVHIGASTPIPLSDLARFETLPNIAIERRGYGYKNNLSRIEFNFEHPFFKDVRVRQAFAHTIDKSVIHQTVNFGYGSVIEGPIVPSLAKYFVPNLKTYAIDTAKAESLLDAAGFPRGTDGIRQRITLDPLGGQDLYKRGGEYIKQALAKVGVEVSLRSQDFATYIKRVYTDRDFDFTYHGMSNLFDPTVGVQRLYWSKNFKPGIPFTNGSGYNSPAADALLEAAAIETDPATRFQQFADFQAQIIEDLPDISVVSSPDLTLYDKRIADHTTGAEGIAGSLAYAHFTA; from the coding sequence ATGTCCTCGCTCTGGACACCCCGCCGGCGCCATTTTCTCGGCCTATCCGCCGCCGCCCTCGGCGCCGGCCTGTTGGCCCGCCCCACCCTCGCCCAATCGCCCCAGCATGGCGGCACGCTCGTGCTGCTATCCGGCAGCGAGCCGCCGACCCTCACCGGCATCGTGCATACCGGCGTCACCGATTTCACCGGCAAGCACAGCGAAGGCCTGCTGACCTATGATTTCGATCTCAACCCATTGCCGCTGCTGGCCACGAGCTGGGATGTCGCGCCCGACGGGCTGACCTACACATTCGGCCTCCGCCCCAATGTCAAATGGCATGACGGCCAGCCCTTCACCGCCGCCGACGTCGCCTTCTCGCTCGCCGCGATCAAGGAAGGCCACCCGCGCGGCCGCGTCACCTTCGCCGCCGTCTCCGATATCCAGACTCCCGACGATCTGACGGTCATCCTCAAGCTCGCCAAGCCAGCCCCATACCTGCTGACCGCCTTGGGCTCCTCGGAAACCCCCATCGTGCCGCGCCATCTCTACGAAGGCACCAAGGTCGACGAAAACCCACATAACAATGCCCCGGTCGGCACCGGCCCCTTTATCTTCAAGGAATGGGTGCGCGGCAGCCATGTCGAGTTCGTCCGCAACGAAAATTATTGGGATGCGCCAAGGCCCTATCTCGATCGCCTGATCATCCGCTTCATCACTGACCCGGCCGCTCGCGCCATCGCGCTGGAAACCGGCGAGGTCCATATCGGCGCCAGCACACCCATTCCGCTCAGCGATCTGGCCCGCTTCGAAACGCTGCCCAATATCGCCATCGAGCGGCGCGGCTATGGCTACAAGAACAATCTCTCGCGCATCGAATTCAACTTCGAACACCCCTTCTTCAAGGATGTGCGCGTTCGCCAGGCCTTCGCCCATACCATCGACAAATCGGTCATCCACCAGACCGTCAATTTCGGCTATGGCTCGGTGATCGAGGGGCCTATCGTTCCCTCGCTGGCCAAATATTTCGTCCCCAATCTCAAGACCTATGCCATCGACACGGCCAAGGCCGAGAGTCTGCTCGACGCGGCCGGCTTCCCGCGCGGCACCGACGGCATTCGCCAGCGCATCACGCTCGATCCCCTCGGCGGGCAGGACCTCTACAAGCGCGGCGGCGAATATATCAAGCAGGCCCTGGCCAAGGTTGGCGTCGAGGTCTCGCTGCGCTCGCAGGATTTCGCCACCTATATCAAGCGCGTCTATACCGATCGCGATTTCGATTTCACCTATCACGGCATGAGCAATCTGTTCGATCCGACAGTGGGCGTGCAGCGCCTTTATTGGAGCAAGAACTTCAAGCCCGGCATCCCCTTCACCAACGGCTCCGGCTACAATAGCCCCGCCGCCGATGCCCTGCTCGAAGCCGCCGCCATCGAAACCGATCCAGCCACCCGCTTCCAGCAATTCGCCGATTTCCAGGCGCAAATCATCGAAGACCTGCCCGATATCAGCGTCGTCAGCTCCCCCGACCTCACGCTCTACGACAAGCGCATCGCCGACCATACGACCGGTGCCGAAGGCATCGCTGGGAGCCTGGCCTACGCTCACTTCACCGCCTGA
- a CDS encoding ABC transporter substrate-binding protein — MSQSVWYTRCPAPTPLSIAYQLGWVEQQFKEAGVGVRSIRDSKDPAVRESHFTHALDFSFRQGGNIPPLWARSGGRQTQVVGVTTTDEFQAIIALPGSGIAKGSDLRGRRIGVPRKPGERIDFQRATALKGIVSALSLEGLSHTDVELIYLDSPEASLIETGNAAFLGLKRRYPYGEELLALASGRIDAFFVKGAEGLVLANQIGAVVVSEFGFHPDPRIRVNNGTPRPLTVDALFLEQPPDLVADLVAIVGRVAGWAEAHPHDAVRLIANEIGVGEDAVWAANGPDVHRHLALTLDDEQAVAFAHFKTFLLEWGFIPADFDVAGWFAPAPLEAATRRNAA, encoded by the coding sequence ATGAGCCAATCAGTCTGGTATACCCGCTGCCCCGCGCCCACCCCGCTCTCCATCGCCTACCAGCTCGGCTGGGTGGAACAGCAGTTCAAGGAGGCGGGCGTCGGCGTTCGCTCGATCCGCGATAGCAAGGATCCCGCGGTGCGGGAGAGCCATTTCACCCATGCGCTGGATTTCTCGTTCCGCCAGGGCGGCAATATTCCGCCGCTCTGGGCCCGTTCGGGCGGGCGGCAGACGCAGGTCGTCGGCGTAACCACAACCGACGAATTCCAGGCCATCATCGCCCTGCCCGGCTCCGGCATCGCCAAAGGCAGCGACCTTAGGGGCCGCCGCATTGGCGTGCCGCGCAAGCCGGGCGAGCGCATCGATTTCCAGCGCGCCACCGCGCTCAAGGGCATTGTCTCCGCGCTTTCGCTCGAGGGGCTGTCTCACACCGATGTGGAACTGATCTATCTCGACAGCCCGGAAGCCAGTTTGATCGAGACCGGCAATGCGGCCTTCCTCGGTCTCAAACGCCGCTATCCCTATGGCGAAGAGCTGCTAGCCTTGGCCAGCGGCCGGATCGACGCCTTTTTCGTCAAGGGCGCCGAGGGACTGGTGCTGGCCAACCAGATTGGCGCAGTCGTCGTGTCCGAATTCGGCTTCCATCCCGATCCACGCATTCGCGTCAACAATGGCACGCCGCGTCCGCTGACAGTCGATGCGCTCTTTCTCGAGCAGCCCCCGGACCTCGTGGCTGATCTCGTCGCCATTGTCGGCCGCGTTGCGGGCTGGGCCGAGGCACACCCGCATGATGCAGTACGGCTGATCGCCAACGAGATCGGTGTCGGCGAGGACGCCGTCTGGGCCGCCAACGGGCCAGATGTGCATCGCCATCTTGCTCTGACCTTGGATGACGAGCAGGCAGTGGCCTTCGCCCATTTCAAGACCTTCCTGCTCGAATGGGGTTTTATCCCGGCTGATTTCGACGTGGCAGGCTGGTTCGCGCCGGCTCCCCTGGAGGCGGCTACACGCCGCAATGCGGCATGA